The Chlamydia sp. genomic sequence TTCTTCTCTCCACGATCAACTATTTAAAATACTAATTAATACATTAAATCTAAGACAGTAACAATTCCAAAAAATCTCTATAATCAAACTTGCATGAAAAATACTTTTTAGTTAAGGTCCCTCCTTTCCTAAAAGGCTTGTAATACATTTACTTCTGTAACTATGGATACCCCCACCCCCCTTTCCACTGTATCAACAAATGTTTCTCTTAAGGGCGATTTAGGGAACTTGTCCCAATCTTCTACTCAAGAGAAGGGGGTAATGAAAACTAGCACAGGAGAGGTTACTCTATCTCAGTCTATTGAAGAAGGGAATAACGAGGCCCTGATCTCTGCGTTAGGAATTGCTAATATTTGTACAGCTCAGGAAGAGCTTCCGGCTCCAATTTTCCAACATAACCTGGTTTTCCTTACTCCTGAGACGGTTGAACTAGAAATTCAAATTTCGGATCTGCTGCAAGCTTTGGAAGAAGCTCCTTCTTCCACTACCTCTTCACAAAAAGGAAGCGACTCCCTAGCCCGTGCCAAACCAGCAGCTAAAGTTTCTATATTTTCACTGCAAGCGAAAGAATCGTCACAATCGGATTCTTCTCAGGCTTCTCAACAGCCTGCTGCTTCTCAACAGCTAGCTCGACCATTCACTTTGCAGGATCAGCCTACTCGGTTTCCAACTCCGGAACGCAACGTTAGCAGAATTCCCTCGTCTGTTGTGCCTCACCGCCGAGCTAACCCAGCTTCTTCTGAGCATTCCTTTACTGGGACTTCCCGCTCTCATCAGACGAACCTTTCAACAGGAACGCTACTCTCCCCTTCTCAGAAAGAATGGGAACTCCCTTTGCAAATGGCCAGATCTTGTTCAACACAAAAAGAAAAACAAGAGGGACAACAGGAGAAAAACTCTCATCAAGAGCACAGCAATGAAGACTCTCATCAGGAAAAGAAGGAACATGAAGCTGATGCAAAGGTATTACCTAAGAAAAAACAGATAAAAGAAGGATCCTTGGGGCATGAGAATGACGAAATCTTTTCTGTGTCTCACCTTGCCTACAATTTGGGTTCTCATCCTTCCTTGGCCTTCGACCAAGAACCTTGCCAAAGTACCTTTCAAAAAAGGCCTCCTTCTCCTATGTCATTATTTTCTTCCCAAAATTCTGTGGAAGAAACTTCAAAGAAACCTGAAGTTGAGAACGTGTTTTTACGCTTCATGCGCCTAATGGCTAGAATTTTGGGCCAAGCAGAAGCGGAAGCACATGAGCTATATCTGCGTGTCAAAGAACGCACAGATAATGTTGACGCACTTACACTGCTATTATCAAACATCAACAATGAGAAAGGAGCTATTAACTGGAGTCAGAATGCAGAAATGCAGGCTCTCGTTGATCAAGCAAAAAAATTAGGCGTTGCGATTGGAGACTCTTATACCTGGTCTGAAGATGAAAAAAAACTTCTGAAAGAAAATATTCAAATGCGCAAGGAAAATATGGAAAAAATCACCCAGTTAGAGCGCACAGATATGCAACGTCATCTCCAAGAAGTTTCCCAATGCCACCAAGCACGATCTAACGTTTTGAAACTTCTCAAAGAACTCATGGATACCTTTATCTACAACATGCGTCCCTAATGCGTTATTTAGCCTATCTACTTGATAAAATTTCTCACTCTTATCCTGATATGTATCCCCTTCCAGAGGATATGGAGGCGTACTTTGCAAACTATATACCTAATAAAGATATTCCTCTGGATACCTACCAAAAAATCTTTAAGTTGTCTGCGGAAGATCTTGAACAAGTTTATAAGGAGGGATATAGCGCATATCTAAAAGGAGACTATGAAGAAAGCTCTACAGCATTCTATTGGCTAATTTTCTTTAATCCTTTTGTTTCTAAATTTTGGTTCTCGTTAGGAGCCTCCTTACATATGCGCCAAAAGTATCAAGAAGCACTGCATGCTTATGGCGTAGCAGCTTTACTGAGAGAGAAAGACCCCTATCCTCACTACTATGCCTATATCTGCTATACAATTCTTAATCGTCCTGAAGAGGCTGAAAAAGCTTTGGATCTTGCCTGGCAAAAAGCAAAAATCAGCCCTGCCTACAGGGCTTTAAAAGAAGAAATTTTAGCGATCAAATCCTCTGCTTAAAATCCAGCTCTTAAAGGTTCTACATTACTATGTCATCCTGGTTTGCCCAAGTAATAGATGTTTCTCTCTCTCAAACATCAGATCTGCTAGATGCTCCTCTAGTTTCCGAAGCAGAAAAGTTTCCCTATTCCTGTTCCTTATCCAAGGAAACTATCCCTTCTTATGCACAAAAAATCTTCGCTAATTTCTCCTTTAAAGCTAAAAACCCTTCTCCTTTTTCGTCTAAATTACAATCCACTAAACCTGAAGATCGCGTATTCCTGTTTGGAAGCTCACCTTCTTCTCAACTTTCCTCAACTATACGCACAACGACGTCCTCTCCTTGGAATCTTTTTTCTCAAGGGCATACCCCAGCATCTCTTCACCACTTTGCAACACACTCATTCTCGTCACAAAAATCTCAAGCTCAAAAGAATCCCTCTCCTTCTCCTACAAGCTTTCCTTCTTCAGAAGCTTCACAGCAAGAACCCCTATTTAATGAACCCCTTCCACAATTTCTTTCTTCTGATGAAAACCCTTCATCTATCATAGAAAAAATACCGTTCCAGGCAGGAACACACTCCTTAGAAGAAACTATTCCTTCACAACAATCAAGAAAAGAGGGGGAGGTATATCAAGAACAAAAACCTGTCCCACCGCGTACGATTTTCTCTTCTTCTGAATCTTCCTCTACTGAATACCAGGATTCTTCTGAGCACTCTTCACGAGAAGACCAAGATCCTCAGAAAATATTACATAAAATAGAAAAAAGAAAACGTCGAGCCACAGCTGTAGTCCCAGTCATATCTCCGCCTACTTTAGGAATCTTTTCTTTAAGCTATCTCCTTACTAAACAAGGGATTCTTGCCGATTTTTCTGCTTATTCTGCTTATAAAGAAAATCTAGAAACGACTCAAAAAGAACTCACCATGCTACACCAGCAGCGGATTGAACAAGTAGAAAAAATGATTGCTAAATCCAAGACCACACGATTTTGGGACTCTCTAGCAAGCATCATTGCAACTATCGCTCCTTGGCTAGAAACAGGAGTGGCTGTAACCATCATTGCTATGGGAGGAGGACTTCTCTCCTGGTGTGCCCTATTTGCTGCCTTAATTATGATCGTAATATCCCTCATTGAAGCTTTCGATGGCTGGAGAGCTATTGTCAAGCACCTCCCAGGAAACGATCTAGATAAAAAAATGCGTTATCTAGGGTATATTAAACTCGCCTTAACTTTCTTCAGCTGTATTCTCTCCCTCTCCTCACTCTATGTTGCTAAATTAGGAATAAGCCCATTGCTAGAAGGTGTTGTAAAATCTATCTCTCCAGCATTAACAGGGATGCTTGGATTAACACAAGGTATTGCTTTATCTCTACAAGCTAGCAGTCAAAAAATTCGCGCTCATTGTACCAAAATTGATTCCCGTATCGAATGCATAAATTGGGAACGCGATGAATATTTTTTACGGGCAGAACAGCTGCTAGATTCGATGCAAACCTCTTTTGAACAACTCTCAGAAACTTTACAATTACAAAGAGAAATCGACCAAACATTTATAGATTCTTTACGATAGTTATTCCACCTATGACTATAACAATAACTCAAGAAACATCTCTGATAGCAACAATAGAAACATCGCAGGAGAACATCAGCGAAGAGAGCTCCTCTTTGTCAGAAATGAGTGTCGAGCTGGTTAAACCTCAACAAGAGGCTCTATTACAAGAGCTATCTGGCCTCTGCCTATCTGTAATTGCAAAAACAGAAACCAGTCTTCCAGAATCTCCATCTCCTTCCCTCCCTTTTTTACAGAATGGTAATCAATTAGCCAAACAGGAGATAAAAAAATTCGCCTCATCTCAAGCACCAGAAACACAAACATCTTGTGAAGGCAAGGAGATGTCCTCTCTTCCGAACGTGAAATCATTGTCACAAACGACCTTCTCTCATGAAACCATCCCAGATTCTCCTATACAAGGACGTGTGCATATAGCTTCTCAACAAACGACTTCCCTACAAAGTACATTGCTTAACATTACGTTACCTAATCTTCGCCATATACAAACGTATCCAACAACTTCACAGAAAGAAGATTCTGCTTCTACTCTTTCTATTACTGTCTTCAATAAGGGAAACCATACTACTTCCTCTAAGAAAGCAAGTGCTTCACCATTGACTAGCTCTTCTGAGCTTTCTCCTTTACCACGAAAAGAATCTTCTTCTTCACGAACCCTTCTTAGCCCTATGGCCTTATTCGAAACCGCAACTCATCAAGGGATTTTCATTAGAGAAGGACACACTCAAGATGGAGAAGATCCGCTTCAAGAAGGCGACCATGATCACAATCATGACCAGGACCATTCGGACCAAGAACAAGAAAACGAAGAGCTCTCTATTGTAATAAAATCCCTTTCTAAGGCTAAAAAACATCAAGACCTCCCCTTTTGTCCCGAATTTTTACCCAAAGAAATTCAAAAATTTGCGCTTTCTGAGGCACAACTCAGTCAATTACTTCACATACGCCTCAATTACTTGGATATCTTACGTATCTGCGCAGAAATTATGAAGCTTATGCTTAACAGTCGAGAACAAGATCTTCTCGAAAGACGTTCGACTCGAGAGCATTTTATGCGAGAGGCCAAAAATATTGCAGATTCTTTTGCAAAACAATCTCAAATCACAAAGTGGCTAGGCATCACTACAGCAACTTTAGGTATTTTTGGAGCCATTTCTCCTATTATGGGAGAGGTCGGAGGAGAAGGTCTTCTCAATATAATTCGTAAAGCAACGGGAAGCTGGCAACAAGCTTCATCAAAAACTTTTTTTGAAGGCATGGGAAAAGTGTGCTCTTCTCTGTCAGAATTAGCGAAAGTCTCTTCGACTGTTTATGATCTTCGTTCGAATGCAGTTAGAACTATAGCAGAGAGCTACAAAGAAATATTCCGTTTAGAGCACGACGAAATGCTTCGCTCCATAGAAGAACTCAAAGATCACTGGAGAAACATGGACAGCTTCCTGTTACAAATCTTACAAACACAGCACGACGCTGTTCGTAGTCTCTACCAATAAACAAAAGATAAAAAAGGTGCCTGTCAGATGAGTCCATCGACCTCATCTGACTTTTCTTATAATAATTCTTTCGGTAGCTGGAATACCATATCCTCTTCAACAAAAAGATCTGTCTCAACGACTAAATTCGGAATAAATTCCCGTAGTTTCATTAGACAGGATTGCACAACACTTTCAGGAGTTGAAGCTCCTGCTGTCATTCCAATATTCCCTGAATATTGTAAAATCTCTTCTGTAATTTCCTCAGGATCATTCACTAATCTGGCAAAGACCCCTCGTCTCATAGCAACTTCTCTTAAACGATTCGAGTTCGAGCTTCTAGTATCCCCTATGACATAAACAAAATTCACCTTTGGGAGAATATTCCGTAACGCTCTCTGCCGGTTCTGAGTAGCATAACAAATAGAAGAAGTTGGCAATGTAATGATTTGTGGATAACGAGATTTTAAAGCTGCGACGATGTCTGCAGAATCATCCATACTCAAAGTCGTTTGCATTACATAAAATAAAGGGTCCTGCGCACTGAAAGGCAAAGATTCTACTTCTGAGACATTTTCTACGACCGTTACTTGATCAGGAGCTTCCCCGCGTATTCCAATCACCTCAACATGTTTTCTCTTACCGATTAAAATGGTATGATATCCCTTCCCTGCATACAACTTAACAGCAGAATGAACTCTTGTAACAAGACCGCATGTCGCGTCAATATCAATCAACCCCCTTTCTTTTGCTTCTTCTCTTATGGAAGGAGGAATACCATGAGCAGAATAAATAACTCGACTGTTATGAGGAACATCTTGTAAATCTTCAATAAAAATCGCCCCCTTGGCTCGTAACTCGTCAATCACATGACGATTATGCACAATCTCATGCTTAACATAAATCGGAGCTCCCCATCTCTCTAAAGCTTTTTCTACTATTTGTATTGCACGGATCACTCCCGCACAAAACCCCCTGGGTGAACACATAATAACTTTACGCACAAATCACCTTTTTAATTCTACTTTATGAGAACGAGGGCTTTTCGTTACTCGAAAAGCCCTCAGTCATTATGAATAAAACAAATAGCTAACTATCATCCTCAGAGATCATAATCACGCTATCGTTATTAATCAACTGACAGACTAATTTTTTTATTTTATCGAAATACTCCGAATAGCTTCGATGACGAATATCATTAGCCGTGAAAGGAATCTCGATATGAGGCTCAACCCCAATATTTTCAATTAAATCACCGTGCATTCTAACAGCTAAAGATCCCGTTAAGGAACAACTTTTAATTCCTGTTCTATTGGGGAACTCCACATTAAACACAAACCCCCCAGCCCCAGCCGTACGAGATCCAACAACAAGAGCTCTGTCATTATCCTTCAGAACAGCTGGAAAGAAGTCTGCACAAGAAAAATCTTGTTCATTAATCAGAACACAAATTGGCTTATTATACTGAACTCGTGGATGAGGATGTATTTGCTCAAAACCAAAAAGAGGAATCGGATTTGATAGTTCGATATCCCCATTCTGCCAGCAAGCCAACACTTGATCTGAAAAGCTTTTCAAGTATTCAGCAACTTGCAAATTGACCGTATACCCCTCCATGTTCTCACCTAAAACGAGACGAGCCTCTGCATCCGTATCAACAGATTCCAATAATTTTTTCCAATCCAGAGCATCAACAACTTCATCTTGTGTCAGAATCATGCGATGCTTAGGAAGATTTAAAGGCCTATCTGTCAGCATAGAAAGCAGACCATATAGATAAAGGACACTACCTCCTGGATTATTTGTTTGATCAATAATCAAAGCATCTGTCTTTAAAGAAAATAGGTCTATGATCTTTGCAAACTCTTCCCAAGGAGGAGGACCCATAGGATCTACGTCTTCCATTTCTTGCCAACCATATGTAGCGATTCTTAGAAATCCTATATTGTGGCGGATCCCGCGTTCATCAACTATAGGGAAAATATAGGCATGAAAAGGCCCTTCCGATTCCCAAAGGACAGGGCCCATCACAGGGAAAAAGCCATCCGCATTTCCAATATTATACCCACTTTTCAAACCACTAGTCGCATAATGATTACGCAACTCTGCCCAAAAATGAGGAACCATTGGAGAATGGAACAAAGAACTAGCGTGATGATTGTCTCTCTTAGGGAACAGTCCTCTCATAGATTTTTGTAACTGAGGAGCCTTGATAGAAGGAGCTATCGCAGATAAATCTCCTACACCTTCTGGAGTGTAACGCCACTGTACACGTACCTCTTTGATAGAGCCAGAGGACGGACGTCGAACCTTTAAAGAAACTCGTCCAGAAGGAACTTCATGACCCAAAGAAGCCATTCGGGAGAATAAGGTGCGTAAAGCAGCCGATTCTTCAGCAAGAGTCCCCTTATGATTGCCTCCATATAAAGTAGCAAGCACTTCTTCCACGGGACATCCATCTACTTCTAACAACTCATCTCCGATACGGATATCAGAGGAAAAAGTCATCACATCTACAAAATAGAAATGTCCATCGCTACTCTTCTGTAATGAATAAGGAAGATAAGCATTTTCTACAGCATAGAAAGTTACCCCTGCATGAAAATCATTCAACTCTTGAATAAAATCAGCGATTACCTGCTGACAAAAGCTTGTCGAAGGATTCTCGACTGAACACAGCTTCTGCTGCGCATAAACGACGCTTTCAGAAAGATTCCAACCTAGATACTCCTCCTTCCAAACCTTAGGAGCATACTTGACCTGTAACAAATTCTCTAAAAAATGTAAGTCTTTTAAAGCATTTTTGCAGACCAAGCTCTCTCCTCGCAAAGGAGAGTGTACAGCGGAAGAAAAAGTGAGCAACAATAGCAAAAACCTATTCATTTTCATAATTGATATTCTCCAAAACCCATTTTTCCATTTAAAAGGGGCTCATAATAGGATAAGAGCCCCTTTATTTAAAGGCGTTTTAAAGAAAACAGCCCCAGAAATTGTTCTGAGAGGCCTACATGAAAAAATACATCAAATTTTCCATCAAAAAATATACAACCAATCCTCCGAAATAACTAGCTAAAGCAATCCAAGAAATATGTTTCACATACCAGCCGAAACTAACTTTTTCCATACCCATGAAAGCTACGCCCGCAGCCGATCCAATGATGAGAATACTTCCTCCAGTTCCCGCAGCATACGCAATCAGTTTCCAGAGAGGATCATTCAAAGGAAGATCATACATACCTATGGTGGCAGCAACTAACGGAACATTATCTAAAACACTCGAAACCAAGCCGAGTAAAACAGCAAGAGTGTTACGGGAAAACAATGTATCCATACCTACAGACAAATCTTGTAACACATGTGAATAAGCCAATGCATTAACAGCTAACAAAATCCCAATAAAGAATGTAACAGAGGAAATGTCGATTCGCGTCAAAATATGCGGCATACGTAAATGACTACGTCCTTCACCATGAGGAGAATGAATCCAGTCACTCACAAGCCAAACTAAGCCAAGCCCTAGTAACGCTCCCATAAAAGGAGGAACTCCCAGTACAGCTTTCCACATAGGAATCATGAGCAAAGATCCAAAGCCAACACAAGCAATCAAATTACTTTTAGGAAGAGCTGGTTCTCTGTCAAAATCCTCTACTAATCCGGAACAATGTCGCTTCTTTAAAAGTAACTGACCGCAGCACCCTGCAACCAGCACACAGACAACACTAGGAAGAAACAGCGAAGTAATGATCCCAGCCGTAGAGATCTTATTGTTGATCCAAAGCATTGTCGTAGTAACATCTCCTAAAGGCGTCCAAGCTCCTCCAGCATTAACCCCGATTACACAGAGAGCTCCTAGTAATAATCGATCTTCTCGAACTTTAACAAGACGCTTCAGAAGCGAAATAATAATAATAATAGAGGTAAGATTATCTAAGGCCGCTGACAAGAAAAAGGAAAGAGTAAGCAAAACCCAAAGAAGAACATTTCTCGACTCAACTTTACAGCACCGAACAACAACAGAAAATCCTTTATGTGCATCTATGAGCTCGACAATTGCCATCGCAGCAAATAAAAAGAAAATCACTTGTGCCATATCCGCAATCTCTTCAACCATCATTGCATGGTCGATATGAGGCATATGGGAGAAACAAACCAACCACATTAAACCTCCCATAGCCAGAGACACAGCAGACTTATTCACTCGAACAATGTGTTCAAAAATTATCGCAAGATACCCGAACAGGAACAGCGCGCATAACTGAAATTTTAACATAAAGACCTCGACAAGCGCCTTACTCCGAGGACTTCATTCCAAAAACTAAGAGCCCACAGAAACTTAGGCAAAAACAATCACGAGAAACCACAAGACTTTGCGTACATACGCTGATGTACGTGATGGTCAGAACGCTCACCTCGTACACAGATCTAGATCTTGAACTCGTCTCCAAGCTCTTAACACCATGACAACCTTTAGAAAAGATCTCATTCGAAAGACGAGCTTACAAAGACCTAGGCTATGTTACACAAAAATAGTTTTCAGCACTACAGCGAAAACCTTAGCTTTTAATAAAGAAGAAATCACTCCAAGATTTTTGGCGAAAAAAAATTAAAATTATAAAGTATCAACACTTGCGTTTCTCAAAAAAATTCTTTATTTTAACTAACAAAGTAGATTTCCTAGTCTTTTCTATCTGCAAAACTGTTGCATAGAAAACCTTTTTCATCAAAAGTGTTCCCGCTTTTGTTTTCACTACGCCATATTTGCGTCGGAGGTCCCTAATAAACATACAAGCTCCCCCTTGCAGATGAAAACGACTAATTGTCTAGACATCTTATTAAATGCAAAACTGATACATCACGAATTCATTGCCAAAGCCTTTGGAAATAGATCTGTAAAGAAACTACGCTTTAGTCTCTATTCGTGATAAAAAGATAGAAAGGCAATCCTAGACTAGAAGAGAGTCCTTAGACTAAAATTCCTCTCCTCTAGTTAGATAAATTCCTTTCTACTATAAGAAAAAGAACGTCTTTTTTTTGAATACGGAAGAGGCCTTTTGGTGAAAGTTTCCCTATCCTTCAAACATCTTGTCCCTAAATTAGTTACCTGCTTAAAAGAAGGGTATTCTTTTAATACATTGAAAAAAGACTTTATCGCAGGGCTTACTGCAGGAATTCTAGCCTTCCCTTTAGCTATTGCCATTGCGATAGGGATAGGAGTTTCTCCATTGCAAGGGTTATTAGCCTCCATCATTGGAGGCTTTCTTGCCTCTGCTTTGGGGGGCAGTCGTGTGCTGATATCGGGACCTACAAGTTCCTTTATCTCCATCCTCTACTGCATTGGCGTCAAATATGGAGAAGATGGACTATTTACCATCACGTTGATGGCTGGAATATTCTTAATTATTTTTGGCCTCGCAGGATTGGGCACCTTCATTAAATATATGCCTTATCCAGTGGTTACAGGACTCACAACAGGCATTGCAGTCATCATTTTTTCTTCCCAAATCCGAGATTTCCTTGGGCTTCAAATGGGAGATGGTGTTCCTCTAGATTTTATTGGGAAATGGGTAGCGTATTGGGACTACCTATGGACCTGGGATAGCAAGACTTTTGCAGTTGGATTATTTACTCTGCTTCTTATGATCTATTTTCGGAACTTCAAGCCACGCTATCCTGGAGTGATGATTTCAATCATCATTGCCTCAACCTTGGTATGGATTCTTAAAATAGACATTCCCACGATCGGTAGTCGTTACGGAACTCTTCCTAGTGCTTTACCCAGTCCGATTTTCCCTCATATTAGCATTACAAAAATGCTACAGCTCATGCCAGATGCTTTGACGATTGCGGTCTTATCCGGAATAGAAACTCTATTGGCCGCCGTAGTTGCTGATGGAATGACTGGATGGAGACATCAATCTAACTGCCAGCTAATTGGCCAAGGGATTGCTAACATTGGGACTTCCTTATTCGCAGGCATGCCCGTTACAGGCTCTCTTTCAAGGACAACGGCAAGTATTAAATGCGGAGCTAGCACTCCTATGGCAGGGATCATCCATGCGATCTGCCTCTCCTTCATCTTACTGCTTTTAGCCCCTTTAACGATCAAAATACCTCTAACGTGCCTAGCCGCAGTCTTAATTTTAATTGCCTGGAATATGAGTGAAATCCACCATTTCATTCATTTATTCACAGCTCCTAAGAAAGATATTCTTGTTTTGTTGACAGTGTTTATTCTTACAGTCATGACTACAATCACTTCTGCAGTACAAGTGGGTATGATGCTCGCAGCCTTCCTATTTATGAAGCAAATGAGTGATCTTTCTGATGTGATTTCTACCGCAAAATATTTTGATGAATCCGAGCAACCTCAAAATGATTTGCTGTTCAGCAAAAATGAGGTTCCTCCTTCTACAGAAATTTATGAAATCAATGGCCCTTTTTTCTTTGGAATCGCAGATAGACTAAAAAATTTATTAAACGAAATAGAAACTCCTCCAAAAATCTTCATTCTATGTATGAGCAGGGTTCCTACAATAGATGCATCAGCTATGCATGCTTTAGAAGAATTCTTCTTAGAATGTGACCGACAAGGTACTTTACTGCTTTTAGCCGGAGTGAAGAAAACCCCTCTTAATGATTTGAGAAGATATCACGTCGATGAGCTAATCGGGGTAGATCACATATTCTCAAACATAAAAGGAGCATTATTATTTGCAAAAGCATTGATCAAATTAGAAAGTAAATCTTCTCAATGACCTGCTATCTGTGACTGTACGGACAATATGTGTCCGTACAGCCTTATTTTCTGAGATCTATCCTCCTTCTTTTTTCCCAAGCATCAATCCTGGGATAACATGCGTATCAAACTCATGTTCAGACAAAAATCCTAATGATACGCAGGCTTCTTTAAGGCTGAGATTCTCATGAAAAGCTTTCAATGCGATCTTCGAACATTTATCATATCCCAAGATGGGCGTTAGAGCTGTGACTAACATCAAAGATCTTTCGACATTTTTCTGTAATTGGGTTTTATTCACCCTTAACCCACAAACAAAATAATCTGCAAAAGAGCGCATAGCCCCTGAAAGCAAATCTACTGACTGCAAAAAATCATAAATAATCACAGGCTTCATGACATTTAGTTCAAAATTTCCTTTAGTCCCTGCAAAAATGATGGACTGATTATTCCCAATAACCTGAGAACAAGCCATTTGCAAAGCTTCACTTTGAGTAGGATTGATTTTCCCTGGCATAATTGATGATCCCGGCTCATTTTCCGGGAAAAAAATCTCTCCTAATCCGCAACGAGGTCCTGATCCTAAAAAACTTAAATCTGTAGCAATTTTAATTAGAGAACAAGCCAAAACAGTAAGGGACCCATGAGCCTGCACTAAAGCATCATGATTCGATAATGCAGCAAAATAGTTAGACGCAGGAATAAAAGGCTCCCCGGTCTCTTGTCTTAAATAATGAATTACCCTATCTACAAACCCTTCAGGAACATTCAACCCCGTTCCGATAGCAGTTCCTCCAATAGCTAACTCATAAAGATGAGTTAAAGAAAACCCTATTCTCTCTAAGCAATTACGCAATTGGCAGCTGTATCCTGAAAACTCCTGCCCAAGGGTCATGGGTACAGCGTCCATTAAATGCGTTCTTCCAATCTTAATATCTCGAGCAAACTCCAGAACTTTTGCATCAATCACTCTTTGTAAATGTTCCAAAGCCGGAATTAAAGAATGTTTTATGCTTTTCACTGCAGCTATATGCATAGCGGTAGGAAAAACATCATTCGAAGATTGGGATTTATTTACATGATCATTGGGATGAACAGGATGTTTACTTCCAATCTCTCCTCCATGACGCTTAATAGCTAAATTGGCGATAACCTCATTCACATTCATATTGCTTTGGGTTCCGCTTCCTGTTTGCCAGACTTTTAAAGGGAAGTGCTCATTCAATTCTCCAGATAAAATTTCATCTGCTGCAGCAACAATCATGTCCCTTCTTTTTGCATCCAAACACTGCAAATCTCCATTCGCCTTGGCAGCACATTTCTTAATGGTTACTAATGCATGAATTACCTCTATAGGCATCAACTCTTTACCATAAGCAAAAAACTCTTGTGAACGTCCAGTTTGAGCTCCAAATAATTTATCTTCAGGAACCAATACAATTCCTAAGCTATCATTCTCTTGCCGCATATGCCCTCTTTCCTTATGATTCCCCCACCGATAGATTCCCTTTTCCTTTTATGAAAACCATTACTAGCTACGCACTCATCATCATTTTTTTGATCGGGATTTGGGAATTCTTCGCACAAAACCATCCCAACTTCGGCTTTATATGCCCCCCACCATCCAAGATACTTGTGACGGGGATACACTCCTATTCGCTATTACTTCAGCATGCTTCGTATACTGCCCAAGGTATTTTAGGAGGATTCTTTTTAGCATTACTATTAGCC encodes the following:
- a CDS encoding ATP synthase subunit I produces the protein MSSWFAQVIDVSLSQTSDLLDAPLVSEAEKFPYSCSLSKETIPSYAQKIFANFSFKAKNPSPFSSKLQSTKPEDRVFLFGSSPSSQLSSTIRTTTSSPWNLFSQGHTPASLHHFATHSFSSQKSQAQKNPSPSPTSFPSSEASQQEPLFNEPLPQFLSSDENPSSIIEKIPFQAGTHSLEETIPSQQSRKEGEVYQEQKPVPPRTIFSSSESSSTEYQDSSEHSSREDQDPQKILHKIEKRKRRATAVVPVISPPTLGIFSLSYLLTKQGILADFSAYSAYKENLETTQKELTMLHQQRIEQVEKMIAKSKTTRFWDSLASIIATIAPWLETGVAVTIIAMGGGLLSWCALFAALIMIVISLIEAFDGWRAIVKHLPGNDLDKKMRYLGYIKLALTFFSCILSLSSLYVAKLGISPLLEGVVKSISPALTGMLGLTQGIALSLQASSQKIRAHCTKIDSRIECINWERDEYFLRAEQLLDSMQTSFEQLSETLQLQREIDQTFIDSLR
- the ispH gene encoding 4-hydroxy-3-methylbut-2-enyl diphosphate reductase yields the protein MRKVIMCSPRGFCAGVIRAIQIVEKALERWGAPIYVKHEIVHNRHVIDELRAKGAIFIEDLQDVPHNSRVIYSAHGIPPSIREEAKERGLIDIDATCGLVTRVHSAVKLYAGKGYHTILIGKRKHVEVIGIRGEAPDQVTVVENVSEVESLPFSAQDPLFYVMQTTLSMDDSADIVAALKSRYPQIITLPTSSICYATQNRQRALRNILPKVNFVYVIGDTRSSNSNRLREVAMRRGVFARLVNDPEEITEEILQYSGNIGMTAGASTPESVVQSCLMKLREFIPNLVVETDLFVEEDMVFQLPKELL
- a CDS encoding NhaD family Na+:H+ antiporter yields the protein MLKFQLCALFLFGYLAIIFEHIVRVNKSAVSLAMGGLMWLVCFSHMPHIDHAMMVEEIADMAQVIFFLFAAMAIVELIDAHKGFSVVVRCCKVESRNVLLWVLLTLSFFLSAALDNLTSIIIIISLLKRLVKVREDRLLLGALCVIGVNAGGAWTPLGDVTTTMLWINNKISTAGIITSLFLPSVVCVLVAGCCGQLLLKKRHCSGLVEDFDREPALPKSNLIACVGFGSLLMIPMWKAVLGVPPFMGALLGLGLVWLVSDWIHSPHGEGRSHLRMPHILTRIDISSVTFFIGILLAVNALAYSHVLQDLSVGMDTLFSRNTLAVLLGLVSSVLDNVPLVAATIGMYDLPLNDPLWKLIAYAAGTGGSILIIGSAAGVAFMGMEKVSFGWYVKHISWIALASYFGGLVVYFLMENLMYFFM
- a CDS encoding protease-like activity factor CPAF — encoded protein: MKMNRFLLLLLTFSSAVHSPLRGESLVCKNALKDLHFLENLLQVKYAPKVWKEEYLGWNLSESVVYAQQKLCSVENPSTSFCQQVIADFIQELNDFHAGVTFYAVENAYLPYSLQKSSDGHFYFVDVMTFSSDIRIGDELLEVDGCPVEEVLATLYGGNHKGTLAEESAALRTLFSRMASLGHEVPSGRVSLKVRRPSSGSIKEVRVQWRYTPEGVGDLSAIAPSIKAPQLQKSMRGLFPKRDNHHASSLFHSPMVPHFWAELRNHYATSGLKSGYNIGNADGFFPVMGPVLWESEGPFHAYIFPIVDERGIRHNIGFLRIATYGWQEMEDVDPMGPPPWEEFAKIIDLFSLKTDALIIDQTNNPGGSVLYLYGLLSMLTDRPLNLPKHRMILTQDEVVDALDWKKLLESVDTDAEARLVLGENMEGYTVNLQVAEYLKSFSDQVLACWQNGDIELSNPIPLFGFEQIHPHPRVQYNKPICVLINEQDFSCADFFPAVLKDNDRALVVGSRTAGAGGFVFNVEFPNRTGIKSCSLTGSLAVRMHGDLIENIGVEPHIEIPFTANDIRHRSYSEYFDKIKKLVCQLINNDSVIMISEDDS